The Dokdonella koreensis DS-123 genome has a segment encoding these proteins:
- a CDS encoding type II toxin-antitoxin system PemK/MazF family toxin, which yields MELMPIHYHPALGEVLWCDYKGMEPEMVKKRLSVVVVPKSVQRPRLTTVVPISATVPEFVRPWHVRLERDPYPKGSKPDLWVKCDMLNVVSFDRLDGYHYRWNGRRQYQKMQVSLDELRRVRAGVIEGLGLSTDLLRLEDIENMLARP from the coding sequence ATGGAGCTCATGCCGATTCACTATCACCCCGCCTTGGGCGAAGTCCTATGGTGCGACTACAAGGGCATGGAGCCTGAAATGGTCAAGAAGCGACTGTCGGTGGTCGTCGTTCCCAAATCCGTGCAGCGGCCGCGCTTGACCACGGTTGTGCCGATCAGTGCGACGGTGCCGGAGTTCGTAAGACCTTGGCATGTGAGGCTGGAACGCGATCCTTATCCGAAAGGAAGCAAACCGGACCTTTGGGTGAAATGCGACATGCTAAATGTCGTGAGTTTCGATCGACTCGATGGCTATCACTATCGTTGGAATGGACGACGCCAGTACCAGAAAATGCAGGTTTCGTTGGACGAACTTCGACGAGTAAGGGCTGGTGTCATCGAAGGATTGGGTTTGAGCACTGACCTGCTCCGGCTAGAAGATATTGAAAATATGTTGGCGCGCCCATAG
- a CDS encoding flavin reductase family protein, with product MRLPVRTDFPLGEIRRYLEPGPIVLVSSAWKGRANIMTMGWHLMLGFEPALFGCYIWEANHSFELIRRSRQCVINLPTAAMVDTVVDIGNCSGAEVDKFARFGLTTAKATHVDVPLIADCHASFECRLADGSQIRRHGLFIWEVVKAHVAARPRVPETLHYRGDGEFLVGRRTISRRGRFKPEML from the coding sequence ATGAGACTGCCTGTCAGGACCGATTTCCCGCTAGGCGAGATCCGCCGCTACCTCGAACCCGGGCCGATCGTGCTGGTCAGCTCCGCGTGGAAGGGCCGGGCCAACATCATGACGATGGGCTGGCATCTGATGCTCGGCTTCGAGCCGGCCCTGTTCGGCTGCTACATCTGGGAAGCCAACCACAGCTTCGAGCTGATCCGGCGTAGCCGCCAGTGCGTGATCAATCTGCCGACCGCGGCCATGGTCGACACCGTCGTCGACATCGGCAACTGCAGCGGCGCCGAGGTCGACAAGTTCGCGCGCTTCGGCCTCACCACCGCGAAGGCGACCCACGTCGACGTGCCGTTGATCGCCGACTGCCACGCCAGTTTCGAATGCCGCCTCGCCGACGGCAGCCAGATCCGTCGCCACGGCCTGTTCATCTGGGAAGTCGTCAAGGCGCACGTCGCAGCACGCCCACGCGTACCCGAGACACTGCACTATCGCGGCGACGGCGAATTCCTGGTCGGCCGGCGCACGATCAGCCGGCGCGGACGCTTCAAGCCGGAGATGCTGTAG
- a CDS encoding aldo/keto reductase — protein sequence MSTTSAARSGRFTIGGDLAVNRLGFGAMRVTGRGIWGDPADRAEALATLRRVPELGIDFIDTADSYGPDVSEPLIREALHPYGNLVVATKGGLARTGPDRWIPLGRPEYLIQQAHKSRRLLGVERIDLWQLHRIDPQVPRDEQFGAVKELIDTGVIRHAGLSEVSVEEITAAAKVFPVATVQNRYNLVDRTSEAVLDHCQAQGIGFIPWFPLAAGDLARPGSLLDRLARAHGATPSQVALAWILKRSPVMLPIPGTGKVAHLEENVAAVDITLTDADFAALDAEGRAAFARGGVA from the coding sequence ATGAGCACGACATCCGCTGCCCGTTCGGGCCGCTTCACGATCGGCGGCGACCTGGCCGTCAACCGCCTCGGCTTCGGCGCGATGCGCGTCACCGGCCGCGGCATCTGGGGCGACCCGGCCGACCGCGCCGAGGCGCTCGCCACGCTGCGCCGCGTGCCGGAGCTGGGCATCGATTTCATCGACACCGCCGATTCCTACGGCCCGGACGTGTCCGAACCGCTGATCCGCGAGGCGCTGCATCCGTATGGCAACCTGGTCGTCGCGACCAAGGGCGGCCTGGCGCGCACCGGCCCGGACCGCTGGATCCCGCTCGGCCGGCCCGAGTACCTGATCCAGCAGGCGCACAAGAGCCGGCGGCTGCTCGGCGTAGAGCGCATCGACCTGTGGCAGCTGCACCGCATCGATCCGCAGGTGCCGCGCGACGAGCAGTTCGGCGCGGTCAAGGAGCTGATCGATACCGGTGTGATCCGCCATGCGGGCCTGAGCGAAGTCTCGGTCGAGGAAATCACCGCGGCCGCGAAGGTGTTCCCGGTGGCGACCGTGCAGAACCGCTACAACCTGGTCGACCGCACCAGCGAGGCCGTGCTCGACCATTGCCAGGCGCAGGGCATCGGCTTCATCCCGTGGTTCCCGCTGGCGGCGGGCGACCTGGCGCGCCCCGGTTCGCTGCTGGACCGCCTGGCGCGCGCGCACGGCGCCACGCCGAGCCAGGTCGCGCTGGCGTGGATCCTGAAGCGCAGCCCGGTGATGCTGCCGATTCCGGGCACCGGCAAGGTGGCGCACCTGGAAGAGAACGTCGCGGCCGTGGACATCACGCTGACGGACGCGGACTTCGCCGCGCTCGACGCCGAAGGCCGCGCCGCGTTCGCGCGCGGCGGCGTGGCCTGA
- a CDS encoding RtcB family protein: MRTQSRYELLHAEGSATPIKAWVRGVPVEDTAQRQLRNIAAIPFVGPWVAVMPDVHLGIGATVGSVIPTRGAIIPAAVGVDIGCGMAAVRTTLRASDLPDNLASLRADIERDVPVGNGRDGEHRRLPDSIATRVAGSNLAGRLEAIKAKHRRIRTDKLDRQIGTLGGGNHFIEICLDEAGAVWVMLHSGSRGTGNLIGTYFIERAREELARRVLGFHLPDKDLAFFLEGEPLFDDYVEAVSWAQDYARENREAMMTRVLAQMRRRLPAFQMDARAVNCHHNYVQKEVHGGQELLVTRKGAVSARAGELGIIPGSMGTRSYIVRGKGNAESFHSCSHGAGRVMSRTAARQQITLAQHREATAHVECRKDKAVIDESPAAYKPIDAVIAAQDDLIEVVHTLRQVVCIKG, encoded by the coding sequence ATGCGTACCCAATCCCGTTACGAACTGCTGCACGCCGAAGGCAGCGCCACGCCGATCAAGGCCTGGGTGCGCGGCGTGCCGGTGGAGGACACGGCGCAGCGCCAGCTGCGCAACATCGCCGCGATCCCGTTCGTCGGGCCGTGGGTGGCCGTGATGCCGGATGTGCACCTGGGCATCGGCGCGACCGTCGGCTCGGTGATCCCGACCCGCGGCGCCATCATCCCGGCCGCGGTCGGCGTCGACATCGGCTGCGGCATGGCCGCCGTGCGCACGACGCTGCGCGCATCCGACCTGCCCGACAACCTGGCATCGCTGCGCGCCGACATCGAGCGCGACGTGCCGGTGGGCAACGGCCGCGACGGCGAGCACCGGCGCCTGCCCGACAGCATCGCCACGCGCGTCGCCGGGTCGAACCTGGCCGGCCGGCTGGAGGCGATCAAGGCCAAGCACCGGCGCATCCGCACCGACAAGCTCGACCGCCAGATCGGCACGCTCGGCGGCGGCAACCACTTCATCGAGATCTGCCTGGACGAAGCCGGCGCGGTCTGGGTGATGCTGCACTCGGGCTCGCGCGGCACCGGCAACCTGATCGGCACCTACTTCATCGAACGCGCCCGCGAGGAACTGGCGCGGCGCGTGCTCGGCTTCCACCTGCCGGACAAGGACCTGGCCTTCTTCCTGGAAGGCGAGCCGCTGTTCGACGACTACGTCGAAGCCGTCTCCTGGGCGCAGGACTACGCCCGCGAGAACCGCGAGGCGATGATGACGCGGGTGCTGGCGCAGATGCGCCGCCGGCTGCCGGCGTTCCAGATGGATGCGCGCGCGGTCAACTGCCACCACAACTACGTGCAGAAGGAAGTGCACGGCGGCCAGGAACTGCTGGTGACGCGCAAGGGCGCGGTCAGCGCCCGCGCGGGCGAGCTCGGCATCATCCCCGGCAGCATGGGCACGCGCAGCTACATCGTGCGCGGCAAGGGCAACGCCGAGAGCTTCCACAGCTGCAGCCACGGCGCCGGCCGCGTGATGAGCCGGACCGCCGCGCGCCAGCAGATCACGCTGGCGCAGCACCGCGAGGCGACCGCGCACGTGGAATGCCGCAAGGACAAGGCCGTGATCGACGAGTCGCCGGCGGCCTACAAGCCGATCGACGCGGTGATCGCCGCGCAGGACGACCTGATCGAGGTCGTGCACACGCTGCGCCAGGTGGTGTGCATCAAGGGTTGA
- a CDS encoding slipin family protein has translation MFWTQQVVIGDGERGLVFRNRRFERVLDPGVYRFFGARKRVEVAVHAIAQPEYSGRDTDALVACLGAGLGAHFVLADLGADEVGLVYKNGKLEDVLAPGTRRLYWRGLVPVAVERVTLADGLAVRADIVGRLRQLGLLAKVAVAVDVPTESIGLLFVDGTLVGTLAPGAHAFWNFRKNVAAEVVELRVQAIEVAGQELLTRDKVSLRVNLAASMRVTDAVAARTKVAKFGEQVYRELQFGLRRAVSSKTLDELLGDKASLDADIFGYVRGKVAPFGVEVLGVGVKDLILPGEMKDILNSVVQAEKAAQANVIRRREEANATRSLLNTARLIEESPVLMRLKELEALEKVTEKVDTLTVFGGLDGLLKQLVTIK, from the coding sequence ATGTTCTGGACCCAGCAGGTCGTGATCGGTGACGGCGAGCGCGGCCTGGTGTTTCGCAACCGTCGGTTCGAGCGCGTGCTCGATCCGGGCGTCTACCGCTTCTTCGGTGCGCGCAAGCGCGTCGAGGTCGCCGTGCACGCCATTGCCCAGCCCGAATACAGCGGACGCGACACCGATGCACTGGTGGCGTGCCTCGGTGCCGGCCTCGGCGCCCACTTCGTGCTCGCCGATCTCGGCGCAGACGAGGTCGGCCTCGTCTACAAGAACGGCAAGCTCGAGGACGTGCTCGCGCCGGGCACGCGCCGGCTGTACTGGCGGGGTCTGGTGCCGGTGGCGGTGGAGCGCGTGACGCTCGCCGACGGCCTGGCGGTGCGCGCGGACATCGTCGGCCGGCTGCGCCAGCTCGGCCTGCTGGCCAAGGTGGCCGTGGCGGTGGACGTGCCGACCGAATCGATCGGCCTGCTGTTCGTCGACGGCACGCTGGTCGGGACGCTGGCGCCGGGCGCGCACGCGTTCTGGAACTTCCGCAAGAACGTCGCCGCGGAAGTGGTCGAGCTGCGCGTGCAGGCGATCGAGGTCGCCGGCCAGGAGCTGCTGACCCGCGACAAGGTCAGCCTGCGCGTGAACCTGGCCGCCAGCATGCGCGTGACCGATGCGGTCGCCGCGCGCACGAAGGTCGCCAAGTTCGGCGAGCAGGTCTACCGCGAGCTGCAGTTCGGGCTGCGCCGTGCGGTCTCGTCCAAGACGCTGGACGAGCTGCTCGGCGACAAGGCCTCGCTCGATGCCGACATCTTCGGCTACGTGCGCGGCAAGGTGGCACCGTTCGGCGTCGAGGTGCTCGGTGTCGGCGTCAAGGACCTGATCCTGCCGGGTGAAATGAAGGACATCCTCAACAGCGTCGTGCAGGCGGAGAAGGCGGCCCAGGCCAACGTGATCCGCCGTCGCGAGGAAGCGAACGCCACCCGTTCGCTGCTCAACACGGCACGGCTGATCGAGGAAAGCCCGGTGCTGATGCGCCTGAAGGAGCTGGAGGCGCTGGAGAAGGTGACCGAGAAGGTCGATACGCTCACCGTGTTCGGCGGCCTGGACGGCCTGCTCAAGCAGCTGGTGACGATCAAGTAG
- a CDS encoding YceH family protein, which produces MDESTETGGADLALLDATEARILGCLIEKAAITPEVYPLTLNALVAASNQKTSREPVLQLEPGAVAHTLRRLEDRELVRVAPSSQRVSRYEHRFDAIYNITGRQRAVLCLLLLRGPQTLNELLMRSERLAEFPGIDDVRDTLDRLAQRTPALVVNIGRAPGQREDRYMHLLCGPVDADAYATTATADATGSARGGLAERVAQLETEVDTLRGELAALRERLEAAGV; this is translated from the coding sequence TTGGACGAATCAACCGAAACCGGAGGCGCCGACCTCGCCCTGCTCGACGCCACCGAAGCCCGCATCCTGGGCTGCCTGATCGAGAAGGCCGCGATCACCCCGGAGGTCTACCCGCTCACACTCAACGCGCTGGTCGCCGCGAGCAACCAGAAGACCAGCCGCGAACCGGTCCTGCAGCTCGAACCCGGCGCCGTCGCGCACACGCTGCGCCGCCTCGAGGACCGCGAGCTGGTCCGCGTCGCCCCCTCCTCGCAGCGCGTCTCGCGCTACGAGCACCGCTTCGACGCGATCTACAACATCACCGGCCGCCAGCGCGCGGTGCTGTGCCTGCTGCTGCTGCGCGGCCCGCAGACGCTCAACGAGCTGCTGATGCGCAGCGAGCGCCTGGCCGAGTTCCCCGGCATCGACGACGTGCGCGACACGCTCGACCGCCTCGCACAGCGCACCCCGGCACTGGTCGTGAACATCGGCCGCGCGCCGGGCCAGCGCGAGGACCGCTACATGCACCTGCTGTGCGGGCCGGTCGACGCCGACGCCTATGCGACGACGGCAACCGCCGACGCCACCGGCAGCGCGCGCGGCGGGCTGGCCGAGCGCGTGGCGCAGCTGGAGACCGAGGTGGACACGCTGCGCGGGGAGCTGGCGGCGCTGCGCGAGCGGCTGGAGGCGGCGGGGGTTTGA
- a CDS encoding DUF1428 domain-containing protein, producing the protein MSYVDGFVLPVPKDKLAAYRALARKAGKIWKEHGALAYVECVADDVKPGKVTSFPQSVKLKPDEVVVFSWIVYASRAQRDRINKKVMADPRLAGLDMKNVPFDGKRMFWGGFKPIVQL; encoded by the coding sequence ATGAGCTATGTCGATGGTTTCGTGCTGCCGGTGCCGAAGGACAAGCTGGCGGCCTACCGCGCGCTGGCGCGCAAGGCCGGCAAGATCTGGAAGGAGCACGGCGCGCTGGCCTATGTCGAATGCGTCGCCGACGACGTGAAGCCGGGCAAGGTCACCTCGTTCCCGCAGAGCGTCAAGCTCAAGCCGGACGAGGTCGTCGTGTTCTCGTGGATCGTCTATGCCTCGCGCGCGCAGCGCGACCGCATCAACAAGAAGGTGATGGCCGACCCGCGCCTGGCCGGCTTGGACATGAAGAACGTCCCGTTCGACGGCAAGCGCATGTTCTGGGGTGGCTTCAAGCCGATCGTCCAGCTCTGA
- a CDS encoding M56 family metallopeptidase, translated as MLAFVESTLLPALAATVVQSLPLCALVLAACRWLPGLPATARCTLWWLVSLQLLAGLVWQAPLELPLLPAAASVPIAATASLAESPAFVAAAGPGAAVPAATGAPGLLTWLGLAWLGGVGLRLAQGARALALTRRRLRHARACYWPDAVAQLGHLSDALAIRHPPALRVSSEIRSPQLLGLWRPTVLLPAEAADWSAQDLRLALHHELAHLRRRDLAWGWIPALAECAFFFHPLARLAAREYALAREAACDAAVLAGAHEHAQAYGRLLVRLGTSPRPCAGLTGASPTFTALKRRLLMLQARTTSAPAAMTALTVALVVLGTLPYRLVAAPVVASTRSISSTTIAGSDVRTTSSTTITGSDVRIDNVLLFDEDRAQMSGSTDDLSAARALHDGKPLWWARKDGTAYVVRDAATLKRVRTAYRTLQVIGREQGTIGARQGEIGAKQGEIGIRMSEVGIAQGRLAAAREDSRSERRAALDVQQNELTQEMNELSARMEALSQEQEKLSRRMTAASARMQQDLIALLDQAIARGVAAPVN; from the coding sequence ATGCTCGCCTTCGTCGAATCGACCCTGCTGCCGGCGCTGGCCGCGACAGTGGTGCAGTCGCTGCCGCTGTGCGCGCTGGTGCTGGCGGCCTGCCGCTGGCTGCCCGGCCTGCCGGCGACGGCACGCTGCACGCTGTGGTGGCTGGTGTCGCTGCAGCTGCTGGCCGGCCTGGTCTGGCAGGCGCCGCTGGAACTGCCGCTGTTGCCGGCCGCCGCATCGGTCCCGATTGCCGCGACGGCATCGCTGGCCGAGTCTCCGGCCTTCGTCGCCGCGGCCGGACCCGGCGCCGCGGTGCCGGCCGCGACCGGCGCGCCGGGCCTGCTGACCTGGCTGGGCCTGGCCTGGCTCGGCGGCGTCGGCCTGCGGCTGGCGCAGGGCGCGCGTGCGCTGGCACTGACGCGGCGGCGACTGCGGCACGCACGGGCCTGCTACTGGCCGGACGCCGTCGCGCAGCTGGGACACCTGTCCGACGCGCTCGCGATCCGGCATCCGCCGGCCTTGCGCGTCTCGTCCGAGATCCGCTCGCCGCAGCTGCTCGGCCTGTGGCGGCCGACGGTCCTGCTGCCGGCGGAGGCCGCCGACTGGAGCGCGCAGGACCTGCGCCTGGCACTGCACCATGAGCTGGCGCACCTGCGGCGGCGCGACCTCGCCTGGGGCTGGATACCGGCCCTGGCCGAGTGCGCGTTCTTCTTCCATCCGCTGGCCCGCCTGGCCGCGCGCGAGTACGCCCTGGCCCGTGAGGCGGCCTGCGATGCCGCCGTACTGGCCGGCGCCCACGAGCACGCGCAGGCCTATGGCCGCCTGCTGGTGCGCCTGGGCACCAGTCCACGTCCCTGCGCCGGCCTCACCGGCGCGTCCCCCACGTTCACCGCGCTCAAACGGAGGCTCCTCATGCTGCAAGCCCGCACCACATCCGCACCCGCGGCGATGACCGCACTGACCGTCGCCCTGGTCGTGCTCGGCACCCTGCCGTACCGCCTGGTCGCTGCACCGGTCGTCGCATCCACACGATCGATCTCCAGCACCACGATCGCCGGCAGCGACGTGCGCACGACCTCCAGTACCACGATCACCGGCAGCGACGTGCGCATCGACAACGTGCTGCTGTTCGACGAGGACCGCGCGCAGATGAGCGGCAGCACCGACGACCTGTCCGCGGCGCGCGCATTGCACGACGGCAAGCCGCTGTGGTGGGCGCGCAAGGACGGCACGGCCTACGTCGTGCGCGACGCGGCCACGCTCAAGCGCGTGCGCACCGCCTACCGCACGCTGCAGGTGATCGGCCGGGAACAAGGGACGATCGGCGCGCGCCAGGGCGAGATCGGCGCCAAGCAGGGCGAGATCGGGATCCGCATGAGCGAGGTCGGCATCGCCCAAGGCCGGCTCGCGGCGGCGCGCGAGGACAGCCGCAGCGAGCGCCGGGCAGCGCTGGACGTCCAGCAGAACGAACTGACGCAGGAGATGAACGAACTGTCGGCGCGCATGGAGGCCCTCTCGCAGGAACAGGAGAAGCTCAGCCGCCGCATGACGGCCGCCAGCGCCCGGATGCAGCAGGACCTGATTGCGCTGCTCGACCAGGCGATCGCGCGCGGCGTCGCAGCTCCGGTGAACTGA
- a CDS encoding BlaI/MecI/CopY family transcriptional regulator → MSRKSIGDQELALLDHIAAHGDASVGEVAADFGEPRGLARSTVLTMMERLRAKGFLTRRPAGGVYRYAATAGQDEVVRGAVGQFVEKTLQGSVSPFVAWLSERSEVSDAELAELEALVATLQSRRKER, encoded by the coding sequence ATGTCACGCAAATCGATCGGCGACCAGGAACTGGCGCTGCTGGACCATATCGCCGCGCACGGCGATGCCTCGGTCGGCGAGGTCGCCGCCGACTTCGGCGAGCCGCGCGGGCTGGCCCGCTCCACCGTCCTGACGATGATGGAGCGCCTGCGCGCCAAGGGCTTCCTCACGCGGCGCCCGGCCGGCGGCGTCTACCGCTATGCCGCCACCGCCGGGCAGGACGAGGTGGTGCGCGGGGCGGTCGGCCAGTTCGTCGAGAAGACGCTGCAGGGATCGGTCTCCCCGTTCGTCGCCTGGCTGTCCGAGCGCAGCGAGGTCAGCGATGCCGAACTGGCCGAGCTGGAAGCCCTGGTCGCCACGCTACAGTCGCGACGGAAGGAGCGCTGA
- a CDS encoding helix-turn-helix transcriptional regulator: MDRYERILTLHRILKSARYPVPMARLKDELACSRATLYRDVAFLRDALGAPIESDSDQAAIRYADDEGERFELPGLWLTSEELAALLALNELLGRSDPGVLAGALAPFRARIERLLSDQHSGRTLPIERIRVIASGARRLDQGVFRVLAGSLLNRQRLNFRYRARSTDTLTDRSVSPQRLAHYRDNWYLDAWDHGRDGLRSFALDRIRDPVVQAEAAIDRPAEELDAHLASSYGIFSGPPKAWATLRFSPHAARWVADEHWHSQQQGQWLSDGRYELKLPYSNSRELLMDVLKYGPDAEVVAPVSLREEMKILLQLSLGAYLAGG; the protein is encoded by the coding sequence ATGGATCGCTACGAACGCATCCTGACCCTGCATCGCATCCTGAAATCGGCGCGCTATCCGGTGCCGATGGCGCGGCTGAAGGACGAGCTGGCCTGCTCGCGCGCCACGCTCTACCGCGACGTGGCGTTCCTGCGCGATGCGCTCGGCGCGCCGATCGAGAGCGATTCGGACCAGGCCGCAATCCGCTACGCCGACGACGAGGGCGAGCGCTTCGAGCTGCCGGGCCTGTGGCTGACCAGCGAGGAGCTGGCCGCCCTGCTGGCCTTGAACGAGCTGCTGGGGCGTTCGGATCCGGGCGTGCTGGCCGGCGCGCTGGCGCCGTTCCGCGCGCGCATCGAGCGGCTGCTGTCGGACCAGCACAGCGGCCGCACGCTGCCGATCGAGCGCATCCGCGTGATCGCCAGCGGTGCGCGCCGGCTCGACCAGGGCGTGTTCCGCGTCCTGGCTGGCAGCCTGCTCAACCGCCAGCGCCTGAACTTCCGCTACCGCGCCCGCTCCACCGATACGCTGACCGACCGCAGCGTCTCGCCGCAGCGCCTGGCGCACTACCGCGACAACTGGTACCTGGACGCCTGGGACCACGGCCGCGACGGCCTGCGCAGCTTCGCGCTCGACCGCATCCGCGACCCGGTGGTCCAGGCCGAGGCGGCGATCGACCGGCCGGCCGAGGAACTGGACGCGCACCTGGCGTCCAGCTACGGCATCTTCTCCGGGCCGCCCAAGGCCTGGGCCACGCTGCGCTTCTCGCCGCACGCGGCGCGCTGGGTGGCCGACGAGCACTGGCATTCGCAGCAGCAGGGCCAGTGGCTGTCCGACGGCCGCTACGAACTCAAGCTGCCGTACTCCAACTCGCGCGAGCTGCTGATGGACGTGCTCAAGTACGGCCCCGATGCCGAGGTCGTCGCGCCGGTGTCCCTGCGCGAGGAGATGAAGATCCTCCTGCAGCTCTCGCTGGGCGCCTACCTGGCCGGCGGATGA
- a CDS encoding patatin-like phospholipase family protein: MNPLEAASGAAGTGRVISLVLGSGGARGYAHIGAIEELTAQGFTIASIAGSSMGALVGGIHAAGKLPVYRDFVIPLQRIGMLRLLDWTMRGGGFIKGDRIIGVLSELIGDAAIEDLPIGYTAVAVDLDTQREVWFSRGSLFDAIRASIAIPTIFRPHRYQGRLLVDGGLLNPLPVSATLRDLTDFTIAVDVDAPDDLPIEPPAPAPSPASGLAARFGSLFGGLLERGAPAAPRERELGMVELFARSLETVQGTISRLKLAAQPPDLLISIPRSAAAFYAFDRAADLIEVGRQRTREALANWRPPPRRWPPHL; the protein is encoded by the coding sequence ATGAACCCGCTGGAGGCCGCCAGCGGCGCCGCAGGCACGGGCCGCGTGATCTCGCTGGTCCTCGGCTCCGGCGGCGCGCGCGGCTATGCGCACATCGGCGCGATCGAGGAACTGACCGCCCAGGGCTTCACCATCGCCTCGATCGCCGGCAGCTCGATGGGCGCCCTGGTCGGCGGCATCCACGCGGCCGGCAAGCTGCCGGTCTACCGCGACTTCGTCATCCCGCTGCAGCGCATCGGCATGCTGCGCCTGCTCGACTGGACGATGCGCGGCGGCGGCTTCATCAAGGGCGATCGCATCATCGGCGTGCTCAGCGAGCTGATCGGCGATGCCGCGATCGAGGACCTGCCGATCGGCTACACCGCCGTGGCGGTGGACCTGGACACCCAGCGCGAGGTCTGGTTCTCCCGCGGTTCGCTGTTCGACGCCATCCGCGCCTCGATCGCGATCCCGACGATCTTCCGGCCCCACCGCTACCAGGGCCGGCTGCTGGTCGACGGCGGCTTGCTCAACCCGCTGCCGGTCTCGGCGACGCTGCGCGACCTGACCGATTTCACGATCGCCGTGGACGTCGATGCGCCGGACGACCTGCCGATCGAGCCGCCCGCGCCTGCGCCGTCCCCGGCCAGCGGCCTGGCCGCGCGTTTCGGCAGCCTGTTCGGCGGCCTGCTCGAACGCGGCGCGCCGGCGGCGCCGCGCGAGCGCGAGCTGGGCATGGTCGAGCTGTTCGCGCGCTCGCTGGAGACCGTGCAGGGCACCATCAGCCGCCTGAAGCTGGCGGCCCAGCCGCCGGACTTGCTGATCTCGATCCCGCGCAGCGCGGCGGCGTTCTATGCGTTCGACCGCGCGGCCGACTTGATCGAGGTCGGCCGCCAGCGCACCCGCGAGGCGCTGGCCAACTGGCGGCCGCCCCCGCGCCGGTGGCCGCCGCACCTGTGA
- a CDS encoding TIGR00645 family protein, with product MRPLPRLIFFSRWLQLPLYLGLIVAQGVYVVLFVKELWHLILGAASLGEQEIMLIVLGLIDVVMISNLLVMVIVGGYETFVSRLRLEGHPDQPEWLSHVNASVLKVKLAMAIIGISSIHLLKTFIAAGTLEGLPFCTPEMLAAIKDATSAVTSRSCSSLTPTGVLWQTIIHCVFILSAIGIAYTDKLMQGAKPANGKHH from the coding sequence ATGCGCCCCCTTCCGCGCCTGATCTTCTTCTCGCGCTGGCTGCAGCTGCCGCTGTACCTCGGCCTGATCGTCGCCCAGGGCGTCTATGTCGTCCTGTTCGTCAAGGAGCTGTGGCACCTGATCCTCGGCGCCGCCAGCCTCGGCGAGCAGGAAATCATGCTGATCGTGCTGGGCCTGATCGACGTGGTGATGATCTCCAACCTGCTGGTCATGGTGATCGTCGGCGGCTACGAGACCTTCGTCTCGCGGCTGCGGCTGGAAGGCCACCCGGACCAGCCCGAATGGCTGAGCCACGTCAACGCGTCGGTGCTCAAGGTCAAGCTGGCGATGGCGATCATCGGCATCTCCTCGATCCACCTGCTCAAGACCTTCATCGCCGCCGGCACGCTGGAAGGCCTGCCGTTCTGCACGCCGGAGATGCTGGCCGCGATCAAGGACGCGACGTCGGCGGTCACCAGCCGCAGCTGCAGCTCGCTGACGCCGACCGGCGTGCTCTGGCAGACCATCATCCACTGCGTATTCATCCTGTCGGCGATCGGCATCGCCTATACCGACAAGCTGATGCAGGGTGCCAAGCCGGCCAACGGCAAGCACCACTGA